In one Vicia villosa cultivar HV-30 ecotype Madison, WI unplaced genomic scaffold, Vvil1.0 ctg.000345F_1_1, whole genome shotgun sequence genomic region, the following are encoded:
- the LOC131627004 gene encoding gibberellin-regulated protein 14-like, translated as MLQKMASKSILLLAIFLVVATKVYSYEEDLKIVVNYANPSAPSVQAPPVKPSPTPVVTAPTPPSPVKTPPTTPPPVNAPLSPPLSKTPYQTPPIVKPPSPLPVTAPTQPPTSQPPVAKTPLAPPTPFVKSLRDCIPLCGYRCQLHSRKNLCLRACVTCCNRCKCVPPGTYGNREKCGKCYTDMLTRGNRYKCP; from the exons ATGCTCCAAAAAATGGCTTCAAAATCCATTCTTCTTCTAGCCATTTTTCTTGTGGTGGCCACTAAG GTTTATTCGTATGAGGAAGATCTCAAAATAGTG gtgaactatGCAAACCCTTCAGCTCCTTCTGTTCAAGCTCCACCAGTAAAACCATCACCAACACCTGTAGTGACGGCTCCAACACCGCCTTCTCCGGTGAAGACACCGCCAACAACTCCACCACCTGTGAATGCTCCTCTTTCTCCCCCATTGTCAAAAACACCTTATCAAACACCACCTATTGTGAAACCACCTTCACCACTACCAGTCACAGCACCCACTCAGCCACCAACTTCTCAGCCCCCTGTTGCCAAAACTCCACTGGCACCACCTACTCCATTCGTCAAATCATTGAGGG ATTGTATTCCACTATGTGGTTATAGGTGCCAACTACATTCAAGGAAGAACTTATGTTTGAGAGCATGCGTAACATGTTGTAACCGTTGCAAATGTGTCCCTCCAGGAACCTATGGCAACAGAGAAAAATGTGGCAAATGCTATACTGATATGTTGACTCGTGGCAACAGATACAAGTGTCCGTAG
- the LOC131627028 gene encoding senescence-associated carboxylesterase 101-like isoform X1 produces the protein MVQSQLFSNGIELASFVTSSNLLQKSWNLIKSRNVDIASNVGVGLSWKLYKEPNIDVTIIAFEANPSDSFILQSELVSFAKLKENNSLNFEFLSTKNISLNKTVVSLFCENPQMFDQLKTKVISSTKLIITGLALGGSIASLFTLLLLESIDSKKKKPICITFGSPLIGDTCLQQALSQNCTWNSCFLHIVSCNDPLPRKFIKDHTSSYVPFGTFLMFYDSYSTCFENHESVLAILETLIHDQNQVFDSIEYENIVESLYRKTICKDITNQIQDMSYSDSLHACINLQLLALGLTPHMQQQQDMDITLVKKMEDLEKKFIFQKKDKFDPSRKLNLMKKDMVDLELYKKVSKVRNLGYYDSYKKMDFECDQDIVKNHKSLTFYWKEMVEKSLMKPQKEEASLRTRWLYGGTTYRRMVEPLDISQYYLKGGKDYVTKARSSHYKQLEDWLVEEATTNSTTNGSQNVTRDDVESILTLDSCFWAHVEEALISCKQLRDVKSSVIEKEDATRKLIEFENYVYGLLVEYAVSPEIFLSGSSYMQWWNEYKEIKGTLYSSKFTCFMSNAHNYNVQYVEGSYNFE, from the exons ATGGTGCAATCTCAATT ATTTAGCAATGGAATTGAACTTGCATCTTTTGTGACAAGTTCTAATCTTCTTCAAAAATCATGGAACCTTATCAAATCTCGTAATGTAGATATTGCTTCAAATGTTGGTGTTGGACTATCATGGAAACTTTATAAAGAACCAAACATTGATGTTACAATCATAGCATTTGAAGCTAACCCTTCAGATTCTTTCATTCTTCAATCAGAATTGGTTTCATTTGCTAAACTCAAGGAGAATAATTCcctaaattttgagtttttgtctACAAAAAACATTTCTCTTAACAAAACTGTCGTTTCACTCTTTTGTGAAAATCCTCAGATGTTTGATCAGTTGAAAACTAAG GTTATTAGCTCCACTAAGTTGATAATTACTGGACTTGCTCTTGGAGGATCAATTGCTTCACTCTTCACTTTATTACTATTAGAAAGCATtgattcaaaaaagaaaaaacctaTTTGCATCACATTTGGTTCTCCCTTAATTGGTGACACATGTTTACAACAAGCCTTATCACAAAATTGTACATGGAATTCTTGCTTTTTGCACATTGTTTCTTGCAATGATCCACTTCCAAGGAAGTTCATCAAAGATCATACTAGCTCTTACGTACCATTCGGAACATTTCTCATGTTTTATGATTCATATTCTACTTGTTTTGAGAATCATGAATCTGTTTTGGCAATTCTTGAGACTTTAATCCATGATCAAAATCAGGTGTTTGATTCTATAGAGTATGAGAACATTGTTGAAAGTCTTTATCGAAAAACAATTTGCAAGGACATAACAAATCAGATTCAAGACATGAGCTATTCTGATTCACTACACGCGTGTATCAACTTGCAATTGTTGGCATTAGGATTGACTCCACATATGCAG CAGCAACAAGACATGGATATTACTTTGGTAAAAAAGATGGAGGACTTagagaaaaaatttatttttcagaAGAAGGATAAATTTGATCCATCCAGAAAATTGAATTTAATGAAGAAAGACATGGTTGACCTCGAATTGTACAAGAAGGTTTCGAAAGTTCGAAATTTAGGATACTATGATAGCTACAAGAAAATGGACTTTGAATGTGACCAAGACATTGTTAAAAACCATAAAAGCCTCACATTTTATTGGAAAGAAATGGTCGAAAAATCATTGATGAAACCACAAAAAGAAGAGGCATCGCTTCGTACTCGCTGGCTCTACGGAGGAACGACTTATAGGAGAATGGTTGAACCATTAGATATTTCTCAATACTATCTCAAAGGTGGTAAAGACTATGTGACTAAAGCAAGATCTAGTCACTACAAACAATTAGAGGATTGGCTTGTAGAAGAAGCAACAACAAATTCCACCACAAATGGTTCACAAAATGTGACTAGAGATGATGTGGAATCAATTTTAACTCTTGATTCTTGCTTTTGGGCACATGTTGAAGAGGCTCTAATTTCATGCAAACAATTGAGGGATGTGAAATCTAGTGTCATTGAAAAAGAAGATGCAACAAGAAAATTGATTGAGTTTGAGAATTATGTTTATGGATTGCTTGTGGAATATGCAGTGTCACCAGAGATTTTCCTTAGTGGAAGTAGCTATATGCAATGGTGGAATGAGTATAAGGAAATTAAGGGAACTTTGTATAGTTCAAAATTCACATGTTTTATGAGTAATGCTCATAATTACAATGTTCAATATGTTGAAGGAAGTTataattttgaatga
- the LOC131627028 gene encoding senescence-associated carboxylesterase 101-like isoform X2: MVQSQLFSNGIELASFVTSSNLLQKSWNLIKSRNVDIASNVGVGLSWKLYKEPNIDVTIIAFEANPSDSFILQSELVSFAKLKENNSLNFEFLSTKNISLNKTVVSLFCENPQMFDQLKTKVISSTKLIITGLALGGSIASLFTLLLLESIDSKKKKPICITFGSPLIGDTCLQQALSQNCTWNSCFLHIVSCNDPLPRKFIKDHTSSYVPFGTFLMFYDSYSTCFENHESVLAILETLIHDQNQVFDSIEYENIVESLYRKTICKDITNQIQDMSYSDSLHACINLQLLALGLTPHMQQQDMDITLVKKMEDLEKKFIFQKKDKFDPSRKLNLMKKDMVDLELYKKVSKVRNLGYYDSYKKMDFECDQDIVKNHKSLTFYWKEMVEKSLMKPQKEEASLRTRWLYGGTTYRRMVEPLDISQYYLKGGKDYVTKARSSHYKQLEDWLVEEATTNSTTNGSQNVTRDDVESILTLDSCFWAHVEEALISCKQLRDVKSSVIEKEDATRKLIEFENYVYGLLVEYAVSPEIFLSGSSYMQWWNEYKEIKGTLYSSKFTCFMSNAHNYNVQYVEGSYNFE, translated from the exons ATGGTGCAATCTCAATT ATTTAGCAATGGAATTGAACTTGCATCTTTTGTGACAAGTTCTAATCTTCTTCAAAAATCATGGAACCTTATCAAATCTCGTAATGTAGATATTGCTTCAAATGTTGGTGTTGGACTATCATGGAAACTTTATAAAGAACCAAACATTGATGTTACAATCATAGCATTTGAAGCTAACCCTTCAGATTCTTTCATTCTTCAATCAGAATTGGTTTCATTTGCTAAACTCAAGGAGAATAATTCcctaaattttgagtttttgtctACAAAAAACATTTCTCTTAACAAAACTGTCGTTTCACTCTTTTGTGAAAATCCTCAGATGTTTGATCAGTTGAAAACTAAG GTTATTAGCTCCACTAAGTTGATAATTACTGGACTTGCTCTTGGAGGATCAATTGCTTCACTCTTCACTTTATTACTATTAGAAAGCATtgattcaaaaaagaaaaaacctaTTTGCATCACATTTGGTTCTCCCTTAATTGGTGACACATGTTTACAACAAGCCTTATCACAAAATTGTACATGGAATTCTTGCTTTTTGCACATTGTTTCTTGCAATGATCCACTTCCAAGGAAGTTCATCAAAGATCATACTAGCTCTTACGTACCATTCGGAACATTTCTCATGTTTTATGATTCATATTCTACTTGTTTTGAGAATCATGAATCTGTTTTGGCAATTCTTGAGACTTTAATCCATGATCAAAATCAGGTGTTTGATTCTATAGAGTATGAGAACATTGTTGAAAGTCTTTATCGAAAAACAATTTGCAAGGACATAACAAATCAGATTCAAGACATGAGCTATTCTGATTCACTACACGCGTGTATCAACTTGCAATTGTTGGCATTAGGATTGACTCCACATATGCAG CAACAAGACATGGATATTACTTTGGTAAAAAAGATGGAGGACTTagagaaaaaatttatttttcagaAGAAGGATAAATTTGATCCATCCAGAAAATTGAATTTAATGAAGAAAGACATGGTTGACCTCGAATTGTACAAGAAGGTTTCGAAAGTTCGAAATTTAGGATACTATGATAGCTACAAGAAAATGGACTTTGAATGTGACCAAGACATTGTTAAAAACCATAAAAGCCTCACATTTTATTGGAAAGAAATGGTCGAAAAATCATTGATGAAACCACAAAAAGAAGAGGCATCGCTTCGTACTCGCTGGCTCTACGGAGGAACGACTTATAGGAGAATGGTTGAACCATTAGATATTTCTCAATACTATCTCAAAGGTGGTAAAGACTATGTGACTAAAGCAAGATCTAGTCACTACAAACAATTAGAGGATTGGCTTGTAGAAGAAGCAACAACAAATTCCACCACAAATGGTTCACAAAATGTGACTAGAGATGATGTGGAATCAATTTTAACTCTTGATTCTTGCTTTTGGGCACATGTTGAAGAGGCTCTAATTTCATGCAAACAATTGAGGGATGTGAAATCTAGTGTCATTGAAAAAGAAGATGCAACAAGAAAATTGATTGAGTTTGAGAATTATGTTTATGGATTGCTTGTGGAATATGCAGTGTCACCAGAGATTTTCCTTAGTGGAAGTAGCTATATGCAATGGTGGAATGAGTATAAGGAAATTAAGGGAACTTTGTATAGTTCAAAATTCACATGTTTTATGAGTAATGCTCATAATTACAATGTTCAATATGTTGAAGGAAGTTataattttgaatga